GTTTTGGGGATAAGACATGTCGCTCAAACGCGGATGCGACCACCAGCGGTATTTGAGCGACGCGGTGACGTTGCTGCCCCATCTCCGATAGCAGAAATCGCTTTCGCACATTGCGTCGCGATGATTTGCGGTGTTTCGCACCTTCACCGCCGCAATCAGGCCGGACTGATGCTTGTTCGCGGCGCCGAAATCGTAACTCATCCGGCGCCATCAACCGCTTGTGATCCGGCCGAGCCAATATTGAAAAGAGCAGGGGGTTATTGCCGCAAAGCCCTTTTTTCATGGCGCCGTTCTTTTTTCCGCCATAGATTTGCCCGATCCATCGCCTTCGAAAAGCGGCGAATATTCACTTTCGATCGCCCGCGCCCGTCACAGATTTCAATCACAGGAAACACAGACAAACCATGCTCAAGAAGACCTCCATGCTGCTCGCCGCGGCAATCTCGACCGCGTCGCTCCTCGGTGCAGCTTCGTTGGCGCAGGCCGGGCAGGCGAGTTATGTGGTGGATGCTCATAGCGGCCAGGTGCTGGAGGCATCGAACGAGAACGAGCTGAATTTCCCGGCATCGCTCACCAAGATGATGACGCTCTATCTCGCTTTTGAAGCACTGCATGGCGGTCATCTGAAATGGGATCAGAAATTGACCATGTCGGAGAATGCCGAGAGCAAGGAGCCCTTCAAATTCGCCATCGGTGCAGGCCGCAAGGTCACTGTACGCGAAGCTGTCGAGGGCATCATCGTGCTGTCCGCCAACGATGCAGCGGTTGCGATCGGCGAGCAGCTTGGCGGTTCCGAGGATAACTTCGGCAAGATGATGACCGCAAAGGCGCATCAGCTCGGCATGAGCAATACGGTGTTCAAGAATCCCTCGGGCCTGCCGGATCCGGAGCAGGTCACGACAGCCCGTGACATGGCAACTCTCGGCGTTGCGCTGATGCGTGACTTCCCGGAAGAGTTCAAGCTCTTCTCGATGCGCGGCATCAAGTTCCGCGGCATGAAGCTGCGCGGCCACAACAATCTCATGTATCGCTACGCCGGAGCCGACGGCATCAAGACCGGCTATACGGATGCCTCCGGCTACAATCTCGTGACCTCGGCGACGAAGAACGGCCGCCGTGTTGTCGGCGTGGTCATGGGTGAGAAGACCGCTGAAATTCGCGATAACAAGATGGCAAGCCTTCTGGATACGTATCTGTCCCCGGTGGCCACAACAGCCACGGTATCGACCGGAGCTCCCAAGCAAAGCTCTGCCAACTGAGTTCGACCTGATTTCAGAATCCAGCCAGCCATTCATCTTCGGGCGGCCGCCAAGAGGGTGGCTCCGCTGAGAAGCCGATCCTGCCACATCGTGCCTATCGTGGAGGCAGGGATCGGGTTTCTTCGTGCAAACGTGCCATGAAGAGCCCGACTGCCGCTCGCTGAGAGAGCTCTCTCATGGCGAATAATCAAGTAGTGATTGCCGAACTGGCGGGCTGCCCTATGTCTACAGCGGAAGTTGCTCGTTCGCTGCGCTTATCATGTGCTGGTAGGAAACAGCGCCGAACTGCGAATTCGCGTAGGCGGAGATATCTGGTTTCAGTTTGTTATTCTCCGAACATGAAGGATCCATCATGGGCCGCGACCGGTCTGATGCTCCTTGCAATATAGATTTCGCAAACATTTCAACGCATTAGGTCAAGTTGGGAGGGCCGGGATGACGTATGATGCACGTTTGGCGCGTGAGCGCGACTTTCATAATGAACGCTTCGGTGCAGTGGAGGAGCGCAAGGAGGACTCGTTCTATTTCGCGGTAAAGCCCGCCGTGGATGCCTATTGGCGGCTGGTGAGGGCTGCTTGTCTCGAACGGGATGTGCTCGAATACGGATGCTCAAACGGCATGAGCAGCATTGGTCTTGCACACTCCGCCAAGCGGATTACCGGTATCGACATTTCGGACGTCGCCATTCAGCAGGCCACGAATACGGCGGCTCTCCGTGGGATCGAGAACGTAACGTTCCAGGTCGATAATGCGGAGGATATGAATTTGCCGTCAGCGAGCTTTGACGTCGTTTTCGGCAGCGGCATCCTCCATCACCTCGTTCTGGATAAATCGCTGAGCGAGATTCGGCGCGTGCTGCGACCCGGTGGCAAAGCCTTCTTCTTCGAGCCGCTCGGCCACAATCCAGTGATCAATCTCTATCGCAGCCGGACGCCAGAAGCCCGTACCGTCGATGAGCATCCGCTTCTGAAGTCAGATTTCGAGATCGTGCGCAAATATTTCTTCAAGTGCGATCTGGAATTCTTCGGGCTCGCTGCGCTCGCGTCCATTCCGTTTCGCAGGAGCCCGTTCGGCGCCGCGGTGCGGGGTGCCGGCAAGCAGATCGATAATCTGCTGCTGAAAATCCCGGGTGTCAGATGGCAAGCCTGGATCGTCGTCATGGCTTTGGAGGCATGATGGGCCTGCCGGACGATTGAAGTTCGGTCTGCCACCTTGGTTTGATCAACGGCGAGAAGCTACCCAAATGCGTTGTACCGACGTTGAGGGATAAGCGCGTTGTTATCCGGATCGATCTGGGAGTAGGTGCATCTGGAGAAGCTAACCCAAGTGCATCACGCCTGTTTTGCAGGGTAGGGGATCACGCCTGATCCTGCAAATGCGCCATGAACACTTCGGCCGGCGTCTTGTATCCAAGGCATTTACGGGGTTGGTCGTTCAGATGGTGAGCGAGTTGAACCAGCGCCGATTGCGGCACTTCGGCCAGATTTGTGTCGCCTGGCATGAAGCGGCGAATGCGCTTGTTGGCGTTTTCGACCGCACCTTTTTGCCACGGCGCGGTGGGATCGCAGAACCAACTGCATGCGCCGATGCCATCTTCCAAAGCCCTGAAGCCGGCAAACTCGGTGCCGCGGTCAAAGGTGAAGCTCTGGCGTGCAAAGGCTGGCAAAGGCGAGAAGGCTTCGATGATCTTGTCCATGATCGGCCGCGAATGCCGGCTTGGGTTCTTGATCATCACGGTGTAGCGGCTCTTTCGCTCGACCAGTGAGGTGACGTTGGCAAGGCCAAAGTCACGCTCGAAGATCAACAGGTCGCCCTCCCAGTGTCAGTGTCCGAACTGAGACCGATCACTAATAAAATCAGGCCGTTGTGATATCCTGTGACTGGCGGGGAATACGCTGTTTCGTGGCTTTCTGGAGCCACGAGGGCGACGCTTGCGGCGTGCCTCCGGTAAATAGCGATAAAGACCAAGCCCGTAATCTTCCTTGCCGTAGATGAAGCGATAGATCGTCTCGGCGCAGATGCGAACCATGCTGACGCTGTCTGCCAGGAGACGGCCGGCAATCTGTTCCGGCGACCAATAGGCCTCCAGTTTCTCAATGACCATGCGACGCAGATGCGGATGGCGTCGAAGCTTTCGCAAGCGCCGTCGGCGTTCTTTAGCAATGTCGTCAGCGACCGTCGAGAAGTAGCCGCTGTATTCGGGAAGCTCGCGGTCATGGAACGTGTTGCGTCTAATCTCACGATAGATGGTCGAACGATGGCGCCCGAGCTGACGGGCCATCTCGTTGATCGGCACCTTGCGCTCGACGAGGTAATGAAGGCGAGGGCGGTCGGCGAGGGTCAATTGCGAATAGCAGCGGGACATGCGAAAATCTCCAAAGTGAAGCCATTGAAATCATTGGCATGTCGCACTTGAAAATAGAATGTACCCCTATCTATAAAAAACATCAGATAAGATAGATTATGGAACTATAGCGGATATAAGTGAAGCGATGAGGCAGACGCTTTTGGCTTTTATTCCACATGGTTGGCCAGATTTTGGAGGGTCGATTTCAGTCCCTCGTCATGATCTTCTTCCGCCGAATACGGGGTCATCGGATTCGAAATCCACCGCCTGAACGATGCATTCATCCGTCACGATCTCGATGAACCGACCGGAGACAATGTCGGTATGCTCGGAGGATTTTCCAGGCGTCGAATGATCCAGTGCGTCATAGGACAGCGCCATTCGATAACTGCCGCCTTTATGCGGTTCGAAGACGTGGATGCGGCATGTCATGCCTTTCGGCGGAAGCCACGAGGCCAATGCCTCGGGATCGAGGAATGCTTTGAAGATCGCGTGCGGCGTTGAGCGAATTATCCGGGAAGCCGTATCGGTCCTTTTGCCGCCTGAAGCCTCGCTCATCGCATCCTTCCTGTAGCACCGCGGGGATCCCATGCAATCTCTGCCGGCGCCGGCTGCATTCGCTGTTGTTAGCTCGCCTTGATGCGGATCACCTTGGCCGCAATCTTTTCGGCCAGCGTCGTTGGATTGCAGGAGAAAATGCTGTCGGGGCGCCCGGCTGCGCACCAGACCTGATCGTAAGCCAAAAGGCTTTCGTCGATGAAAACAGGCAGATCGACCAGATGGCCGATCGGCGCGACGCCGCCGATGGCGAAACCGGTCTCGTCGCGAACGCGATCGATATCGGCACGCTTCAATCGAATTCCATAAGCTGTCGCAATATAAGCCGTATCGGCATTATGAGCGCCCGAAACCAGAAGCAGCGTCAGCGCGTGCGTATCGGCATTGACGAAGACCAGCGATTTGACGATCTGGCCAACGGCGCATCCTGCAGCCTTGGCGGCCTCTTCTGCCGTCCGCGTCGATTGCTCCATGCGCTTGATCGAGATGTCGAGCCCCAGCGTTTGCGCCGCAAGCTCGACGCGTTCCAGACTGGAAAGCTTCCTGATATCTTCGTTCATAGCTCATCATCCTCCACGTCGAGTTCGATCTGCATCTGATCGTAGGCCGGCTCGACATGATCGGGCGTTTCAGCCAGCACGGTTTCATAATCGAGCGGCGTATGCATGTGGGTCAAGATGGCATGTTTCGGCGCCAGGCGTTCGATCCATTCGAGCGATTGCTCTAATG
The Rhizobium sp. 11515TR DNA segment above includes these coding regions:
- a CDS encoding SRPBCC domain-containing protein codes for the protein MSEASGGKRTDTASRIIRSTPHAIFKAFLDPEALASWLPPKGMTCRIHVFEPHKGGSYRMALSYDALDHSTPGKSSEHTDIVSGRFIEIVTDECIVQAVDFESDDPVFGGRRS
- a CDS encoding class I SAM-dependent methyltransferase; its protein translation is MTYDARLARERDFHNERFGAVEERKEDSFYFAVKPAVDAYWRLVRAACLERDVLEYGCSNGMSSIGLAHSAKRITGIDISDVAIQQATNTAALRGIENVTFQVDNAEDMNLPSASFDVVFGSGILHHLVLDKSLSEIRRVLRPGGKAFFFEPLGHNPVINLYRSRTPEARTVDEHPLLKSDFEIVRKYFFKCDLEFFGLAALASIPFRRSPFGAAVRGAGKQIDNLLLKIPGVRWQAWIVVMALEA
- a CDS encoding D-alanyl-D-alanine carboxypeptidase family protein; this encodes MLKKTSMLLAAAISTASLLGAASLAQAGQASYVVDAHSGQVLEASNENELNFPASLTKMMTLYLAFEALHGGHLKWDQKLTMSENAESKEPFKFAIGAGRKVTVREAVEGIIVLSANDAAVAIGEQLGGSEDNFGKMMTAKAHQLGMSNTVFKNPSGLPDPEQVTTARDMATLGVALMRDFPEEFKLFSMRGIKFRGMKLRGHNNLMYRYAGADGIKTGYTDASGYNLVTSATKNGRRVVGVVMGEKTAEIRDNKMASLLDTYLSPVATTATVSTGAPKQSSAN
- a CDS encoding YbaK/EbsC family protein; protein product: MNEDIRKLSSLERVELAAQTLGLDISIKRMEQSTRTAEEAAKAAGCAVGQIVKSLVFVNADTHALTLLLVSGAHNADTAYIATAYGIRLKRADIDRVRDETGFAIGGVAPIGHLVDLPVFIDESLLAYDQVWCAAGRPDSIFSCNPTTLAEKIAAKVIRIKAS